In one window of Henckelia pumila isolate YLH828 chromosome 1, ASM3356847v2, whole genome shotgun sequence DNA:
- the LOC140859971 gene encoding uncharacterized protein, protein MLSEKDRNDIIRESQAKRSNYQGQDQQGNSSRKRPYQALPQHRPYQQQQPRPQGQKQLALPAPKLANAPTACQKCGKLHSGQCMMGTGVCYLCKQPGHFAKECPQQRGPVKGRVFAMTHEQVDTNSAIVTGEELSSDLIIRGCNIQMQGHELYADLIILKMSDFDVIFGMDWLSCYEATIDCKRRTLQGAVVLSKINLRSGYHQLKVKDEDIHKTSFRTRYGHYEFLVMPFGVTNALAVFMDLMNRVFQPFLDQFVIVFIDDILIYSRSSDEHRQHLTTVLQILKEKQLFAKFNFEQLRLEVVEPMEVCALSALTMVPSLLDKIRTGQASDQQLLTWKLKDEAKGGALYTVKDGIVHHKGRKWVPAVDSLREDVMTEAHTVKVEHQRPAGLLKPLHIPTWKWEDVTMDFVIGLPITHRRMNSIWIIVDRLTKSAHFFPVRNNFSMNQYAELYIREVVRLHGVSARIVSDRDPRFTSNFWKSLHHVLGTKLALSIAFHPQTDGQSERVIQILEDLLRACMIDFGGNWESKTPLHWDEVGERAVLGPEIVQQTIDMIAKVKDIMLTAQSRQKSYADKRRRDLEFQVGDHVFLKVPPWKGVLRFEKKGKLSPRYIGPFEILDKIGERAYRLALPPNLEGVHDVFHVSMLRKYISNPSHVIRHEPVHWTLDLSYEEVPIQILDTQVRKLRNKKIKMVKVLWRNQLVEEATWETEQDMRSRYPELFGESNFEDKILLRRVEL, encoded by the exons ATGCTATCCGAAAAGGACAGAAACGATATTATCAGAGAGTCACAGGCAAAGAGATCTAACTATCAGGGTCAAGACCAACAAGGAAATTCTAGCAGAAAGAGGCCGTACCAAGCCCTTCCCCAACACCGACCGTACCAACAACAACAGCCTCGACCTCAAGGGCAGAAACAGTTGGCTCTGCCAGCACCAAAACTGGCAAATGCACCAACAGCTTGTCAAAAATGTGGAAAACTTCATTCAGGCCAATGTATGATGGGAACTGGTGTATGTTACTTGTGCAAACAACCAGGACATTTTGCGAAGGAATGTCCCCAACAAAGAGGACCGGTCAAAGGCCGAGTGTTTGCCATGACTCATGAGCAAGTGGACACAAACTCAGCCATCGTCACAG GGGAAGAATTGAGTAGTGATTTGATTATCAGAGGATGCAATATACAGATGCAAGGTCATGAGTTGTATGCTGATCTTATTATCCTCAAAATGTCGGACTTTGACGTGATATttggtatggattggttgtcttgTTACGAGGCTACCATAGACTGTAAACGGAGGACg ttacaagggGCAGTAGTACTCTCCAAGATCAATTTgagatcaggttatcaccaattgaaggtgaaagatgaagatattcATAAAACGTCTTTcaggactcgttatggccactacgagttttTAGTCATGCCATTTGGAGTTACCAATGCACTGGCAgtattcatggatcttatgaacagaGTGTTTCAGCCTTtcttagatcagtttgtcatagtattcatagatgacatactgATTTACTCTCGTAGTTCGGATGAGCATCGTCAGCATCTAACTACAGTCTTGcagattctgaaagaaaaaCAATTGTTTGCTAAGTTCA ATTTTGAACAACTCAGATTGGAAGTAGTTGAGCCGATGGAAGTTTGTGCCCTATCAGCCTTAACAATGGTTCCAAGTTTGCTCGACAAGATTCGAACAGGTCAGGCTTCAGACCAACAATTATTAACTTGGAAACTTAAAGATGAAGCTAAAGGGGGTGCATTGTATACAGTGAAGGATGGGATCGTGCATCACAAAGGGCGAAAGTGGGTACCAGCAGTAGATTCACTGAGGGAAGATGTGATGACTGAGGCTCACACT gtcaaagttGAACATCAAAGGCCAGCAGGACTTCTGAAACCATTACACATTCCCACTTGGAAATGGGAAGATgtcaccatggactttgtgattgGACTGCCAATTACACATCgaagaatgaattcaatatggataatagttgacagattgacgaagtcagcTCACTTTTTTCCAGTTAGAAacaacttctcgatgaatcaatATGCAGAGTTGTATATTCGAGAGGTagttagattgcatggagtttCAGCAAGGATAGTCTCTGACAGGGATCCCAGGTTCACATCAAACttttggaagagtctacatCATGTATTGGGGACAAAGTTAGCCTTAAGTATAGCTTTTCATCCACAAACAGATGGACAATCTGAGCGAGTGATTCAGATACTGGAGGATTTACTTAGGGCTTGCATGATTGACTTCGGAGGAAATTGGGAATCAAA GACTCCATTGCATTGGGATGAAGTGGGAGAAAGAGCTGTATTGGGGCCAGAAATAGTGCAACAGACAATAGACATGATAGCAAAAGTCAAGGACATAATGTTGACAGCACAGAGTCGACAGAAAAGCTACGCCGATAAGAGGCGTAGAGACTTGGAGTTTCaggtaggtgatcatgtgttcttGAAAGTGCCACCTTGGAaaggagttttgagatttgaaaaGAAAGGAAAGCTGagtccgagatatatagggccttTCGAGATCCTAGACAAGATTGGAGAAAGAGCCTATCGATTAGCATTGCCTCCAAATCTAGAAGGAGTACATGACGTCTTCCAtgtctcgatgttgaggaagtatatctCAAATCCTTCCCATGTCATTCGTCATGAACCAGTTCATTGGACGCTAGACTTGTCATATGAAGAGGTACCTATCCAAATTTTGGATACACAAGTCCGGAAGTTGAGAAACAAAAAGATCAAGATGGTAAAGGTCTTATGGCGCAATCAATTAGTGGAagaggctacttgggagactgaacaAGATATGCGTAGCCGATACCCAGAATTATTTGGTGAGTCGAATTTTGAGgacaaaattcttttaaggagggtagagttgtaa